From Anaerolineae bacterium, a single genomic window includes:
- a CDS encoding type II toxin-antitoxin system VapC family toxin: MNWPPTPLVIDANVCLYTLAPLPEHEQAKNLMASLLRYERPWYAPGLWRVEVLSGLRKIVAAHLMTRTEMGEAVSRFWEWPVQVLPEDRELLERALRWSERIGHRVIYDSVYLALADGMNAELWTADRRLYQRARRAGADFVRLFPDDTP; the protein is encoded by the coding sequence ATGAACTGGCCCCCCACACCCCTGGTCATTGATGCCAACGTTTGTCTGTACACCCTGGCCCCTCTCCCGGAGCATGAGCAGGCCAAAAACCTGATGGCTTCGCTTCTGCGTTACGAACGTCCCTGGTATGCTCCCGGTCTCTGGCGGGTGGAAGTGCTTTCGGGGTTGCGCAAAATCGTAGCTGCCCATCTGATGACCAGGACCGAAATGGGTGAGGCCGTATCCCGCTTTTGGGAATGGCCCGTGCAAGTCCTGCCTGAAGACCGAGAGTTGTTGGAGCGTGCGTTGCGCTGGTCAGAGCGCATTGGACACCGCGTCATCTATGACAGCGTGTACCTGGCCCTGGCCGATGGGATGAACGCCGAATTGTGGACCGCCGACCGTCGTCTCTACCAACGCGCCCGCCGCGCAGGGGCCGACTTCGTTCGGCTTTTCCCTGACGATACCCCCTAA
- the cas2e gene encoding type I-E CRISPR-associated endoribonuclease Cas2, translating into MLVMILENVPVGLRGELTRWLLEPHPGVFVGHVSARVRDRLWEKAVDARGTGGVIQIWSTNAEQRFRLRMHGVTRRRVVEWEGVQLIAVPLPADGQPPPEGPRPAKAGCESPDMGV; encoded by the coding sequence GTGCTGGTGATGATTCTGGAAAATGTGCCCGTGGGTCTCCGGGGCGAATTGACCCGCTGGTTGTTGGAGCCCCATCCAGGTGTGTTTGTGGGGCATGTGAGCGCTCGCGTGCGCGACCGGCTTTGGGAGAAGGCTGTTGATGCCCGGGGGACCGGTGGCGTCATTCAAATCTGGAGCACGAACGCCGAGCAGCGCTTTCGCCTGCGCATGCACGGCGTCACCCGGCGGCGGGTGGTAGAATGGGAGGGTGTCCAGTTGATCGCCGTCCCGCTTCCGGCCGACGGTCAGCCGCCGCCCGAAGGCCCACGCCCGGCAAAAGCCGGGTGCGAATCCCCAGATATGGGGGTGTAG
- the cas1e gene encoding type I-E CRISPR-associated endonuclease Cas1, whose protein sequence is MPRNLHDLPRLRDSISYLYIEHAVVQRRQHAIEYIREDHGRVMIPVAALAVLMLGPGTRITHAAIRILAEHGCTVIWVGEDATRFYAQGIGETRHAYRLLRQAELATHPAKRLQVVRRMYAMRFGEPLDPAWTLEQIRGREGNRVRSAYRTASQKYGVPWHGRRYDRSDWYRSDPINRALSAANALLNGLCHAAILAGGYSPALGFIHTGKQLSFVYDIADLYKTEITIPAAFETVAESAEKVESRVRQRCRERFRESKLLQRILPDIDRLLDLERDPLAFDLDFDADPALPGPWWGPEGEVPVPGG, encoded by the coding sequence ATGCCCCGCAATCTGCACGATTTGCCCCGGCTGCGCGATAGCATCAGTTACCTCTATATTGAACACGCCGTGGTGCAGCGGCGCCAACATGCCATCGAGTACATCCGCGAAGACCACGGCCGGGTGATGATCCCGGTCGCTGCCCTGGCTGTGCTTATGCTGGGGCCCGGCACCCGCATCACCCACGCGGCCATCCGCATCCTGGCCGAACATGGCTGCACCGTGATTTGGGTGGGTGAAGACGCCACCCGCTTCTACGCCCAGGGCATCGGCGAGACTCGCCATGCCTACCGCTTGCTGCGCCAGGCCGAACTGGCCACCCACCCGGCCAAACGCCTGCAGGTGGTGCGCCGTATGTACGCCATGCGCTTTGGCGAGCCCCTCGACCCGGCGTGGACCCTGGAACAGATCCGTGGGCGGGAGGGCAACCGCGTGCGATCGGCCTACCGCACCGCCAGCCAGAAATATGGCGTGCCCTGGCACGGCCGGCGCTATGATCGCAGCGACTGGTATCGCAGCGACCCCATCAACCGCGCCCTTTCGGCCGCCAACGCCCTGCTCAACGGCCTCTGTCATGCCGCCATCCTGGCCGGGGGCTACTCCCCTGCCCTGGGCTTCATCCACACCGGCAAACAACTCTCCTTCGTATATGACATCGCCGACCTCTACAAGACCGAGATCACCATTCCTGCAGCCTTCGAGACCGTGGCCGAATCCGCCGAGAAAGTCGAAAGCCGCGTGCGCCAACGCTGCCGCGAACGGTTTCGGGAGAGTAAACTACTCCAGCGCATCCTGCCGGACATCGACCGCCTGCTGGACCTGGAACGGGACCCCCTGGCCTTTGACCTGGATTTTGATGCCGACCCCGCCCTTCCGGGCCCCTGGTGGGGCCCCGAAGGGGAGGTGCCGGTGCCTGGAGGTTAA
- the cas6e gene encoding type I-E CRISPR-associated protein Cas6/Cse3/CasE, with translation MYLSRLFLNPRSRQVQSEIARPYQMHKTLLRAFPTPVPPNERVLFRLEIHPRTGQPMVLVQSQTSPDWGFLEHADQGRYLLPEWELPPGIPENPQVKAVDLRFRRGQRLAFRLFANPTKKIKVEGRKNGQRVELYREEDQRCWLDRKLQAAGARLIEVRISRGRKFIDFQRREDQGHRLTFYGVRFDGLLVVEDPEALLQAVQRGIGSGKGVGFGLLSLAPA, from the coding sequence ATGTATCTCTCGCGTTTGTTCCTCAACCCCCGTTCCCGCCAGGTGCAGAGCGAGATCGCCCGCCCCTACCAGATGCACAAAACCCTGCTGCGGGCCTTTCCCACGCCTGTGCCCCCCAACGAGCGGGTGCTCTTCCGGCTGGAAATCCACCCCCGCACCGGCCAGCCCATGGTGTTGGTGCAATCCCAGACCTCGCCGGACTGGGGTTTTCTGGAACACGCCGACCAGGGGCGGTACCTGCTCCCGGAATGGGAACTGCCCCCCGGGATCCCGGAAAACCCTCAGGTCAAGGCTGTGGATCTGCGTTTCCGCCGGGGCCAGCGGCTGGCCTTCCGCCTGTTTGCCAATCCCACCAAGAAAATCAAAGTCGAAGGCCGCAAAAACGGCCAGCGGGTGGAACTCTACCGGGAAGAGGATCAGCGTTGCTGGCTGGATCGTAAACTCCAGGCGGCTGGCGCCCGGCTCATCGAGGTGCGCATCAGCCGCGGGCGTAAGTTCATCGACTTCCAGCGTCGTGAAGATCAGGGCCACCGCCTGACTTTCTACGGCGTGCGCTTCGACGGCCTGCTGGTGGTGGAAGACCCGGAGGCCCTGCTTCAGGCCGTGCAGCGGGGCATTGGGAGCGGAAAGGGCGTGGGGTTCGGCCTGCTCTCCCTGGCTCCGGCCTGA
- the cas5e gene encoding type I-E CRISPR-associated protein Cas5/CasD produces MPHTLLLRLVGPMQSWGVSSRFTVRDTGREPSKSGVVGLLAAALGRPRHASIADLAALRMGVRVDREGHVAVDFHTALDVIKADGKRAPFPKHPKHTVVSRRYYLADAAFLVGLESEDLSLLRQLHQALRAPVWPLYLGRKAFVPGCPVWLPDGLQENIPLEKALQTYPLVTSRPGGPRLRLVLEDPRGSIVRPDQPLSFADRRFASRRVTMTYITPPSGDSQEGC; encoded by the coding sequence ATGCCCCACACCTTGCTTTTGCGCCTGGTGGGGCCGATGCAGTCGTGGGGCGTTTCCAGCCGCTTTACCGTGCGCGATACCGGTCGCGAACCGTCCAAGTCGGGGGTGGTGGGGTTGCTGGCCGCGGCCCTGGGCCGCCCCCGCCACGCCTCCATCGCCGACCTGGCCGCCTTGCGCATGGGCGTGCGGGTGGATCGCGAAGGCCATGTAGCGGTGGACTTTCACACGGCGTTAGATGTCATCAAGGCCGACGGAAAGCGGGCTCCTTTCCCAAAGCATCCCAAGCACACCGTCGTCTCCCGCCGCTACTACCTGGCCGATGCGGCCTTCCTGGTGGGGTTAGAGAGTGAGGATCTGTCCCTGCTGCGCCAACTCCACCAGGCCCTGCGGGCTCCCGTCTGGCCCCTCTACCTGGGCCGCAAAGCCTTTGTGCCCGGCTGCCCGGTGTGGCTGCCCGACGGCTTGCAGGAAAACATTCCTCTCGAAAAGGCTCTACAGACCTACCCTCTCGTCACCTCGCGGCCCGGCGGCCCCCGGTTGCGCCTGGTACTGGAAGACCCCCGTGGATCCATCGTCCGGCCCGACCAGCCCCTCTCTTTCGCCGACCGTCGCTTTGCCTCTCGCCGGGTGACCATGACCTACATCACTCCGCCATCCGGCGATTCTCAGGAGGGATGCTGA
- the cas7e gene encoding type I-E CRISPR-associated protein Cas7/Cse4/CasC has protein sequence MFVEVHFLQNFAPSNLNRDDTGNPKDAEFGGVRRARISSQAIKRAIRLEPIFAEITKVPPAVRTRWMTRRLAEKLVAAGKPQEDAETVARAFAAAFSGKMDKDKADRTSVLLYLSDEEYASMAQTLLSQWDMALDAALKAAEEAEDKNKKKDSAKGKRKSKSPFEILATEWIKKTKGRTSAPDIALFGRMLADKPELNLDAACQVAHAISTHRVDMDFDFFTAVDDLLTDEEAGAGMMGVTPFNSATYYRYARIDWEQLVKNLGGDTELACRTVEGFLRAALRAIPTGKQNAFAAQNPPDFALAVVRKDGMAWSLANAFERPVRPNREGGLMEPSIQALDAYWGRLTQVYGAEGVYPFAFCVRDPDGLLTHLQTALQPNVETWIQAVLAQLPTATTKEA, from the coding sequence AGTCCACTTCCTCCAGAACTTTGCCCCGTCCAACCTGAACCGCGACGATACCGGCAACCCCAAGGACGCGGAATTCGGCGGTGTGCGCCGCGCCCGTATCTCGTCTCAGGCCATCAAGCGGGCCATTCGTCTGGAGCCCATCTTTGCCGAAATCACCAAGGTGCCGCCTGCCGTGCGCACCCGCTGGATGACCCGCCGCCTGGCCGAGAAACTGGTGGCCGCGGGCAAGCCGCAAGAGGACGCCGAAACCGTGGCCCGCGCCTTTGCCGCGGCCTTCTCGGGAAAAATGGACAAAGACAAGGCCGATCGCACAAGCGTGCTGCTCTATCTGAGCGACGAGGAATATGCCAGCATGGCCCAGACGCTGCTCAGTCAGTGGGACATGGCTTTGGATGCTGCCCTGAAAGCGGCTGAAGAGGCAGAAGACAAGAACAAGAAAAAAGACAGCGCTAAAGGCAAGCGTAAGTCCAAAAGCCCCTTTGAGATTTTGGCAACGGAATGGATTAAAAAGACCAAAGGCCGCACCAGCGCCCCCGATATTGCTCTCTTTGGCCGTATGTTGGCCGACAAACCTGAACTCAACCTGGACGCTGCCTGCCAAGTGGCCCATGCCATTTCCACCCACCGAGTAGACATGGACTTCGACTTCTTCACCGCTGTGGACGATCTGCTCACGGACGAGGAGGCGGGCGCGGGCATGATGGGCGTCACGCCCTTCAACAGCGCCACCTACTACCGCTACGCTCGCATCGATTGGGAGCAACTGGTTAAGAACCTGGGTGGCGACACCGAACTGGCCTGTCGCACGGTGGAGGGCTTCCTGCGGGCCGCCTTGCGGGCCATCCCCACGGGTAAGCAGAACGCCTTTGCTGCCCAGAACCCGCCCGACTTTGCCTTGGCCGTGGTGCGGAAAGACGGCATGGCCTGGTCCCTGGCCAACGCCTTCGAGCGACCCGTGCGCCCCAACCGGGAAGGCGGCCTGATGGAACCGTCCATCCAGGCCCTGGATGCCTATTGGGGCCGCCTTACGCAGGTGTACGGTGCTGAGGGTGTGTATCCCTTCGCCTTCTGCGTGCGGGACCCCGATGGGCTGCTGACCCACCTGCAGACGGCTCTGCAGCCCAATGTGGAGACTTGGATTCAGGCTGTGTTGGCGCAACTGCCCACGGCAACGACGAAGGAGGCGTGA